The following are encoded in a window of Miltoncostaea marina genomic DNA:
- a CDS encoding potassium channel family protein encodes MFAIVVGGGKIGANVTRSLADQGREVVVVEQRPERAAALAEEFGHRVIQGDGTELYVLERAGITRPPEIVAAVTGDDEDNIVIAQLARERYGVQKVIGRVNDPRNQEHFDLLGVSPTVCSTARILALVEHEVPQHDLVHLLELRNENLAIVEVEVGPSCPCVGAAIDRLGLPDGSRLISVVRDGTAQIATDGTVLQAGDQVLAILEPAREGEVRRILLGR; translated from the coding sequence ATGTTCGCGATCGTGGTGGGCGGCGGGAAGATCGGCGCCAACGTGACCCGCTCCCTGGCGGACCAGGGCCGCGAGGTGGTGGTGGTCGAGCAGCGGCCCGAGCGGGCCGCCGCGCTCGCGGAGGAGTTCGGCCACCGGGTCATCCAGGGCGACGGCACCGAGCTCTACGTGCTGGAGCGGGCCGGGATCACCCGCCCGCCCGAGATCGTGGCCGCCGTCACCGGCGACGACGAGGACAACATCGTCATCGCCCAGCTGGCGCGGGAGCGCTACGGCGTGCAGAAGGTGATCGGCCGGGTCAACGACCCGCGCAACCAGGAGCACTTCGACCTGCTGGGGGTGTCGCCGACGGTGTGCTCGACGGCGCGCATCCTCGCCCTGGTCGAGCACGAGGTGCCGCAGCACGACCTCGTGCACCTGCTCGAGCTGCGCAACGAGAACCTCGCGATCGTGGAGGTGGAGGTGGGGCCGTCGTGCCCCTGCGTCGGCGCGGCGATCGACCGGCTGGGGCTGCCGGACGGCAGCCGCCTGATCTCCGTGGTGCGCGACGGCACCGCCCAGATCGCCACCGACGGCACGGTGCTCCAGGCGGGCGACCAGGTGCTCGCGATCCTCGAGCCGGCGCGGGAGGGCGAGGTGCGGCGCATCCTCCTCGGCAGATGA
- a CDS encoding universal stress protein, which translates to MAPRLTAPERRLRARSLALVAYGEIGSSLIFALGIVAIYAVGATPWVLLAVGALVLVVTLSYAEGSTAMPEPGGAATFVRRAFSDPAGFVTGWMLFLDYLVVIALTALFVPGYLGTALGWDAIVGGPWDAVVGIGVIAALAVARVSRRVRLYAIAVVVSGVAIVVQVVIAVLGFAVLFTPDALGQGMDLGGSPSWRSIALATTLATLAYTGLETIVNFAAEVREPGRTMPRSLFVGIGAVVVLNVAVAVVGVVAYPTRPDADAPDGVATDLGGAWLEAPLVGVARAIGDELAVGGDALVWVVGVANALILVTVMATAMAGGERLAYSMARYGMLPHAFARPERGASPRPAATLAAAVIAPALIVLADASGDGARFLAGVYSFGVLIAMTAAQAAVVRLRVTEPGLERPFRVPGGVRVGGAAIPVPAVAGAVLTFALWIGSLFTHGGAAVAGPLWLVAGAALYAASRRRAGRALLGRATPAVPDLVPEEPRAGGVRTVLVPLKLDGVGEEVLATAIRLAEEAGARVRVLHVLQVPLARPLDAPLEPGEEERARVEVADAREIAAEHGIEVDARVVRARSLSAAILEEAAATGADLVVLGSSGRWRRQSRLVSPTVEEVLRRAPCEVMVVTHPGDVTGGGDAQ; encoded by the coding sequence GTGGCGCCGCGGCTGACCGCGCCCGAGCGCCGCCTGCGGGCGCGCTCGCTGGCGCTCGTGGCCTACGGCGAGATCGGCTCCTCGCTGATCTTCGCGCTCGGCATCGTGGCCATCTACGCCGTGGGCGCCACGCCCTGGGTGCTGCTCGCCGTGGGCGCGCTGGTGCTCGTCGTGACGCTCTCGTACGCCGAGGGCTCCACCGCCATGCCGGAGCCGGGCGGCGCGGCGACCTTCGTGCGACGGGCGTTCAGCGACCCCGCCGGGTTCGTGACCGGCTGGATGCTCTTCCTCGACTACCTGGTGGTGATCGCGCTCACCGCCCTGTTCGTGCCGGGCTACCTGGGCACCGCGCTCGGCTGGGACGCGATCGTGGGCGGCCCCTGGGACGCGGTCGTGGGGATCGGGGTGATCGCGGCCCTCGCGGTGGCCCGCGTCTCGCGCCGGGTGCGGCTCTACGCGATCGCCGTCGTGGTGTCCGGCGTCGCCATCGTGGTGCAGGTGGTCATCGCCGTGCTCGGGTTCGCGGTGCTGTTCACCCCCGACGCGCTCGGCCAGGGCATGGATCTCGGCGGCAGCCCTTCCTGGCGGTCGATCGCCCTCGCCACGACGCTGGCGACGCTGGCCTACACGGGCCTCGAGACGATCGTGAACTTCGCGGCGGAGGTGCGCGAGCCCGGCCGCACGATGCCCCGCAGCCTGTTCGTCGGCATCGGCGCGGTGGTGGTGCTGAACGTGGCCGTGGCCGTCGTCGGGGTCGTCGCGTACCCCACCCGGCCCGACGCCGACGCCCCCGACGGCGTCGCCACCGACCTCGGCGGCGCCTGGCTCGAGGCGCCGCTCGTCGGGGTGGCGCGCGCGATCGGCGACGAGCTGGCCGTCGGGGGCGACGCGCTGGTGTGGGTCGTCGGCGTCGCGAACGCGCTGATCCTCGTCACGGTGATGGCCACGGCGATGGCGGGCGGCGAGCGCCTCGCCTACTCGATGGCGCGCTACGGGATGCTGCCGCACGCCTTCGCCCGGCCCGAGCGCGGCGCCTCGCCCCGGCCCGCGGCGACGCTGGCCGCGGCCGTCATCGCGCCGGCGCTCATCGTGCTCGCCGACGCCTCGGGCGACGGGGCGCGGTTCCTGGCCGGCGTCTACAGCTTCGGCGTGCTCATCGCGATGACGGCGGCGCAGGCCGCCGTGGTGCGGCTGCGCGTGACCGAGCCGGGCCTGGAGCGGCCGTTCCGGGTGCCGGGCGGGGTGCGGGTGGGCGGGGCGGCGATCCCGGTGCCGGCCGTCGCGGGCGCCGTCCTCACCTTCGCCCTGTGGATCGGCTCGCTGTTCACCCACGGCGGCGCGGCCGTCGCCGGGCCGCTGTGGTTGGTCGCCGGTGCGGCGCTCTACGCGGCGTCCCGGCGCCGCGCCGGGCGGGCGCTGCTCGGCCGCGCGACCCCGGCGGTGCCCGACCTGGTGCCGGAGGAGCCGCGCGCCGGCGGCGTGCGCACCGTGCTGGTGCCGCTGAAGCTCGACGGCGTGGGGGAGGAGGTGCTCGCCACGGCCATCCGCCTGGCGGAGGAGGCCGGCGCGCGTGTGCGGGTGCTCCACGTGCTGCAGGTGCCGCTGGCCCGGCCGCTCGACGCGCCGCTGGAGCCCGGCGAGGAGGAGCGCGCCCGCGTCGAGGTGGCGGACGCGCGCGAGATCGCCGCCGAGCACGGCATCGAGGTGGACGCCCGCGTCGTGCGCGCGCGGTCGCTGTCGGCGGCCATCCTCGAGGAGGCCGCGGCGACCGGGGCGGACCTCGTGGTGCTGGGCTCCTCGGGCCGGTGGCGCCGCCAGTCGCGCCTGGTGAGCCCGACCGTCGAGGAGGTGCTGCGCCGCGCGCCGTGCGAGGTGATGGTCGTCACCCATCCCGGGGACGTCACGGGCGGCGGCGACGCGCAATGA
- a CDS encoding potassium channel family protein, producing MRAIVIGCGRVGSALARTLAGEGWQVTVVEQDEDALSRLGEDWRAPVVIGHGMDAELLEEAGVGDAQVLIAATDGDNTNLVIAQVAVRRFGVRHVAARIQDPARAEAFAGRGFEIISPVRMAVDGLARWALAAKEAA from the coding sequence ATGAGGGCCATCGTCATCGGGTGCGGCCGGGTCGGATCGGCGCTCGCGCGCACGCTGGCCGGCGAGGGCTGGCAGGTCACGGTGGTCGAGCAGGACGAGGACGCGCTGTCGCGCCTCGGCGAGGACTGGCGCGCGCCGGTGGTCATCGGCCACGGGATGGACGCGGAGCTGCTCGAGGAGGCCGGCGTCGGCGACGCGCAGGTGCTGATCGCGGCCACCGACGGCGACAACACCAACCTGGTGATCGCGCAGGTGGCGGTGCGCCGCTTCGGCGTCCGGCACGTGGCGGCGCGCATCCAGGACCCCGCCCGAGCCGAGGCCTTCGCCGGGCGGGGGTTCGAGATCATCTCGCCGGTCAGGATGGCCGTCGACGGGCTCGCGCGCTGGGCCCTCGCGGCGAAGGAGGCGGCCTGA
- a CDS encoding SpoIID/LytB domain-containing protein translates to MPVRPRRIVPLALACALAAAAPAAAEVTFTFQGRGFGHGVGMSQYGARGAALAGWDAERILAHYYRGAVVAPTGTTTLRVRVAENVAAIALRSDTAMSVAFAGAPAIAVPAGGYGVRRAGAGIALHDAAGREVARGAGPVTATASGGGVIAIDGRRYRGAFAAHVVGARLDGVNVVDLEDYLAGVLPREVPASWGDDAPAALDAQAIAARSYALASRRAGGHYDLHADVRSQVYGGRDGEDARTTAAVRRTAGRVLLYGGRVIAAYFSSSSGGRTEANEHVWPGEPLPYLRAVDDPWDAGSPYHRAWPDPVTVGAAELGRRFAVGAPVEAVRVLERGVSPRVVRIRLDGAGGRSVETTGAAVRAELGLRSTWFWVTRRGEPAAPRRSGGRVSLTAAQLRINQRISQAAVRRVNEVTAHLEGRPAPARAAGAGRGRVRLSAGQLRINQRISQAAVRRVNAARARVDGRPAPAPGRAGAPGRIRLSAAQLLVNQRISQAAVRRVNALRRELGLDRG, encoded by the coding sequence GTGCCCGTCCGCCCCCGCCGCATCGTGCCCCTCGCGCTCGCCTGCGCCCTCGCCGCCGCGGCGCCCGCCGCGGCCGAGGTGACGTTCACCTTCCAGGGGCGCGGGTTCGGCCACGGCGTGGGGATGAGCCAGTACGGCGCGCGCGGCGCGGCCCTCGCCGGCTGGGACGCCGAGCGGATCCTCGCCCACTACTACCGGGGCGCGGTCGTGGCGCCCACCGGCACGACCACCCTGCGGGTGCGGGTCGCCGAGAACGTGGCGGCCATCGCGCTGCGCTCCGACACCGCGATGTCGGTCGCCTTCGCGGGCGCGCCGGCGATCGCCGTGCCGGCCGGCGGCTACGGCGTGCGCCGGGCGGGCGCGGGGATCGCGCTGCACGACGCCGCCGGGCGCGAGGTCGCCCGGGGCGCCGGGCCGGTGACGGCGACCGCCTCGGGGGGCGGTGTGATCGCCATCGACGGGCGCCGCTACCGGGGCGCGTTCGCTGCCCACGTGGTCGGCGCGCGCCTCGACGGCGTCAACGTGGTCGACCTCGAGGACTACCTGGCCGGCGTGCTGCCGCGCGAGGTCCCCGCCTCGTGGGGGGATGATGCGCCGGCCGCGCTCGACGCGCAGGCGATCGCGGCGCGCTCCTACGCGCTCGCGTCACGGCGCGCGGGCGGCCACTACGACCTGCACGCCGACGTGCGCAGCCAGGTCTACGGCGGCCGCGACGGCGAGGACGCCCGCACGACCGCGGCGGTGCGGCGCACCGCGGGGCGGGTGCTCCTCTACGGCGGCCGCGTCATCGCGGCGTACTTCTCGTCGTCGTCGGGCGGCCGCACCGAGGCCAACGAGCACGTCTGGCCCGGCGAGCCGCTGCCGTACCTGCGGGCCGTCGACGACCCCTGGGACGCCGGCTCGCCCTACCATCGCGCCTGGCCCGACCCCGTGACGGTCGGCGCCGCCGAGCTCGGCCGGCGCTTCGCCGTCGGCGCGCCCGTCGAGGCGGTGCGGGTGCTCGAGCGGGGCGTCTCGCCGCGCGTGGTGCGCATCCGCCTCGACGGCGCGGGCGGGCGGTCGGTCGAGACCACCGGCGCGGCCGTGCGCGCGGAGCTGGGGCTGCGCAGCACGTGGTTCTGGGTCACCCGGCGGGGCGAGCCCGCCGCGCCCCGGCGCTCGGGCGGCCGGGTGAGCCTGACGGCGGCCCAACTGCGCATCAACCAGCGCATCTCGCAGGCGGCCGTGCGGCGCGTCAACGAGGTGACCGCCCACCTCGAGGGCCGCCCCGCGCCCGCGCGGGCCGCGGGCGCCGGGCGCGGGCGGGTGCGGCTGAGCGCCGGTCAGCTGCGCATCAACCAGCGCATCTCGCAGGCGGCCGTACGGCGCGTCAACGCGGCCCGGGCGCGCGTGGACGGGCGGCCGGCCCCGGCGCCCGGGCGGGCGGGCGCGCCGGGGCGCATCCGCCTCTCCGCGGCCCAGCTGCTGGTCAACCAGCGCATCTCCCAGGCCGCGGTGCGGCGCGTCAACGCGCTCCGCCGCGAGCTGGGGCTCGACCGGGGCTGA
- a CDS encoding ATP-dependent Clp protease proteolytic subunit, giving the protein MQLVPTVVEQSPRGERAYDICSRLLGQRIVFLGSAVDEAVANGIVAQLLHLESEDPDADVSLYVNSPGGVVSAGLAIYDTMQFIRPDVRTICFGVAMSMGAVLLAAGAPGKRMALPNARILTHQPSGGFQGQAADIEIHARETLAVRRRLDEIVARHTGQPLERVERDMDRDRFLTAGQARDYGIVDRVISAREP; this is encoded by the coding sequence ATGCAGCTCGTGCCCACCGTCGTCGAGCAGAGCCCCCGGGGCGAGCGCGCGTACGACATCTGCTCCCGCCTGCTCGGCCAGCGGATCGTGTTCCTCGGCTCGGCGGTCGATGAAGCCGTCGCCAACGGGATCGTGGCCCAGCTGCTGCACCTGGAGAGCGAGGACCCCGACGCCGACGTCTCGCTCTACGTCAACTCGCCCGGCGGCGTCGTCTCCGCGGGGCTGGCGATCTACGACACGATGCAGTTCATCCGCCCCGACGTGCGGACCATCTGCTTCGGCGTGGCGATGAGCATGGGCGCCGTGCTGCTGGCGGCGGGCGCGCCGGGCAAGCGCATGGCGCTGCCGAACGCCCGCATCCTCACCCACCAGCCGAGCGGCGGCTTCCAGGGCCAGGCCGCCGACATCGAGATCCACGCCCGCGAGACGCTCGCCGTCCGTCGCCGCCTGGACGAGATCGTGGCCCGCCACACCGGGCAGCCGCTCGAGCGGGTGGAGCGCGACATGGACCGCGACCGCTTCCTGACCGCCGGTCAGGCGCGCGACTACGGGATCGTGGACCGGGTGATCTCGGCGCGCGAGCCGTGA
- a CDS encoding ArsR/SmtB family transcription factor produces the protein MTDPLGPVLAALADPTRRRMIDALLREGVTSVPRLAGELPITRQAVAKHLATLHDAGLVDRLAGPGREVRYRLRPGALDPALGWMRATASAWDARLARLKGAVEGGGR, from the coding sequence GTGACGGACCCGCTCGGTCCCGTGCTCGCCGCCCTGGCCGACCCCACGCGCCGGCGGATGATCGACGCGCTGCTGCGCGAGGGCGTCACGAGCGTGCCGCGGCTGGCGGGCGAGCTGCCGATCACCCGTCAGGCGGTGGCCAAGCACCTCGCGACGCTCCACGACGCCGGGCTGGTCGACCGGCTCGCCGGGCCCGGCCGCGAGGTGCGCTACCGGCTGCGCCCCGGCGCCCTCGATCCGGCGCTCGGCTGGATGCGCGCGACCGCCTCGGCCTGGGACGCCCGCCTCGCCCGCCTCAAGGGCGCGGTCGAGGGCGGCGGCCGCTAG
- a CDS encoding response regulator transcription factor gives MARRVMVVDDRAGARRSLRRLLQRSGFRVDEACGPRAVALGLAVAPPDAVVLDAGTRGAGGRSALERIRELGDVPVLVVASRPELLGRVAGPGDADDHLARPFRPAELLDRLEAIIQRPSEGLLPGGRYADGWLELDLRAGRALAGGRPAPVGRAGLRLLAALAARAGDPVPAGLLAAAAWPWAPRGPAARLRIQLACLRAALGPGPGGGSPIATLAGDRYRYTPPNAT, from the coding sequence ATGGCGAGGCGCGTGATGGTGGTGGACGATCGGGCGGGAGCGCGGCGGTCGCTGCGCCGCCTGCTGCAGCGGTCGGGGTTCCGCGTCGACGAGGCGTGCGGTCCCCGCGCCGTGGCGCTGGGCCTGGCGGTCGCGCCCCCGGACGCGGTGGTGCTCGACGCCGGCACGCGGGGCGCCGGCGGCCGCTCGGCGCTCGAGCGCATCCGCGAGCTGGGGGACGTGCCCGTGCTGGTGGTGGCCTCGCGGCCCGAGCTGCTCGGCCGCGTGGCCGGCCCCGGCGACGCCGACGACCACCTCGCGCGCCCGTTCCGCCCGGCGGAGCTGCTGGACCGGCTCGAGGCGATCATCCAGCGGCCGTCGGAGGGGCTGCTGCCGGGCGGCCGCTACGCCGACGGCTGGCTGGAGCTCGACCTGCGCGCCGGCCGGGCGCTCGCCGGCGGGCGACCCGCGCCGGTCGGCCGGGCCGGCCTGCGGCTGCTGGCCGCGCTGGCCGCGCGCGCGGGCGACCCCGTCCCGGCCGGCCTGCTGGCCGCCGCGGCCTGGCCGTGGGCGCCCCGCGGCCCCGCGGCGCGCCTGCGCATCCAGCTCGCCTGCCTGCGGGCCGCGCTCGGGCCGGGGCCGGGGGGCGGGTCGCCGATCGCCACGCTCGCCGGCGACCGCTACCGGTACACGCCGCCCAACGCCACCTGA
- a CDS encoding biotin--[acetyl-CoA-carboxylase] ligase has product MSADEAAARREAVLAALVGAGPAGVSGEALAERMGCSRAAVHRHVEALRAAGTAVEAGRGGYRLAAGADPVVPSLVEPRLVPPLAGPVRWAAETGSTNDDLTALARAGAAEGTVVGADSQRAGRGRRGRSWLAGPGDALLVSVLLRPPVAPVDAGLLPVVVAVAVAEALGPDARIVWPNDVLVGGRKVAGILCESSADQERVAWAVAGVGVNVRAAPALDDARWTPGALADAGPPPARADLLVALLAALGRRYREWIDAGPAPLLRACAARDALAGAVVTVSLPGEEVAGTCAGTDDLGRLRLLTAAGERLLGSGEVVRLHR; this is encoded by the coding sequence GTGAGCGCGGACGAGGCGGCGGCGCGGCGCGAAGCGGTGCTGGCCGCGCTCGTGGGCGCCGGGCCGGCGGGCGTGTCGGGCGAGGCGCTCGCCGAGCGGATGGGCTGCTCGCGGGCCGCCGTCCACCGCCACGTGGAGGCGCTGCGCGCCGCCGGGACCGCGGTCGAGGCCGGCCGCGGCGGGTACCGGCTGGCGGCCGGCGCCGACCCGGTCGTGCCGTCGCTGGTCGAGCCCCGGCTCGTCCCGCCGCTGGCCGGGCCGGTGCGGTGGGCGGCGGAGACCGGCTCCACCAACGACGACCTGACCGCCCTGGCGCGCGCCGGCGCGGCGGAGGGCACCGTGGTGGGCGCGGACAGCCAGCGCGCCGGCCGCGGGCGCCGGGGGCGCAGCTGGCTCGCCGGCCCGGGCGACGCGCTGCTGGTCTCCGTGCTGCTGCGGCCGCCCGTCGCCCCCGTCGACGCCGGGCTGCTGCCGGTCGTGGTCGCGGTCGCGGTGGCCGAGGCGCTCGGGCCCGACGCGCGCATCGTGTGGCCCAACGACGTGCTGGTCGGCGGCCGCAAGGTCGCCGGCATCCTCTGCGAGTCGTCGGCCGACCAGGAGCGGGTGGCCTGGGCGGTCGCGGGCGTCGGGGTCAACGTACGCGCGGCGCCCGCCCTCGACGACGCGCGCTGGACGCCCGGCGCGCTCGCCGACGCCGGCCCCCCGCCCGCCCGCGCCGACCTGCTGGTGGCGCTGCTGGCGGCCCTGGGGCGGCGCTACCGCGAGTGGATCGACGCCGGTCCTGCGCCGCTCCTGCGCGCCTGCGCCGCGCGCGACGCGCTGGCCGGCGCCGTGGTCACGGTGAGCCTGCCCGGCGAGGAGGTCGCCGGCACCTGCGCGGGCACCGACGACCTCGGCCGGCTGCGCCTGCTCACCGCCGCCGGCGAGCGGCTGCTGGGCTCAGGCGAGGTGGTGCGGCTGCACCGCTAG
- a CDS encoding universal stress protein, with amino-acid sequence MPRRRRQEQGLERVLGAPALFATAYGNVGSSIYYALGVTAAFALGLTPLVFVLAGLIFAATAATYAEGTVRFPEAGGSASFARHAFDEVVSFGAGWAQMLNYVITVAISAFFVPHYLSIFWEPLRENPWDVAVGAVVVAVLVAVNIVGVKEAAKLNVLLAVVDFATQALLVLLGFVLIFSPGILLDNVTWGVAPTWQSFLLAIPVAMIAYTGIETISNLSEEARDPARDIPQAIRLVAVAVYAIYFTLPAIALSAMPVSLGPEGHTTALGLPPEEGGYANDPVLGLVDNLGVEGGLLRALELYVGLLAATILLIAANAGVIGASRITYSMAGYRQLPGPFRRLHRRFTTPWLALVLFAGVAPVLALLPGQTDFLGTMYSFGAMLSFTIAHASIVALRVRRRGEELVYRSRPNLRVGGVDLPLFAVLGGLATGAAWLVVVVQEPLTRWAGLLWLAAGFALYAVYRLRVARLPLRETHRAPALVLGEALEVQYRSIVVPVVRSAASEEALVTAARLAAERRSRVAVLHVIEVPMELPLAARMPEREREANELLDDARALVESHGVRAVTRLERARSAGEAIVADAAAREAQLVVMGTSRRPAGRRAPAFGRTVRHVVRHAPCRVIVASRAAVAA; translated from the coding sequence GTGCCGCGGCGCCGCCGTCAGGAGCAGGGGCTGGAGCGCGTGCTCGGGGCGCCGGCGCTGTTCGCGACGGCCTACGGCAACGTGGGCTCGTCGATCTACTACGCGCTCGGCGTCACCGCCGCCTTCGCGCTGGGCCTCACGCCGCTCGTCTTCGTGCTGGCCGGCCTCATCTTCGCCGCCACGGCCGCCACCTACGCCGAGGGCACCGTCCGCTTCCCCGAGGCCGGCGGATCGGCCAGCTTCGCCCGCCACGCCTTCGACGAGGTCGTCTCGTTCGGGGCGGGCTGGGCGCAGATGCTCAACTACGTCATCACGGTCGCCATCTCGGCGTTCTTCGTGCCCCACTACCTGTCGATCTTCTGGGAGCCCCTCAGGGAGAACCCGTGGGACGTGGCGGTGGGCGCGGTCGTGGTGGCCGTGCTCGTCGCGGTCAACATCGTGGGCGTCAAGGAGGCCGCGAAGCTCAACGTGCTGCTCGCGGTGGTCGACTTCGCCACCCAGGCGCTGCTCGTGCTGCTGGGCTTCGTGCTGATCTTCTCGCCGGGGATCCTGCTGGACAACGTCACGTGGGGGGTGGCCCCCACCTGGCAGAGCTTCCTGCTCGCGATCCCCGTGGCGATGATCGCCTACACGGGCATCGAGACGATCTCGAACCTCTCCGAGGAGGCCCGCGACCCGGCCCGCGACATCCCCCAGGCGATCCGCCTGGTGGCGGTGGCGGTCTACGCGATCTACTTCACCCTGCCGGCGATCGCCCTCTCGGCGATGCCGGTCAGCCTCGGCCCCGAGGGCCACACCACCGCCCTCGGCCTGCCGCCGGAGGAAGGCGGCTACGCGAACGACCCCGTGCTCGGGCTGGTGGACAACCTCGGCGTCGAGGGCGGCCTGCTGCGGGCCCTCGAGCTCTACGTGGGCCTGCTGGCGGCGACGATCCTGCTCATCGCCGCCAACGCGGGGGTGATCGGCGCCTCGCGCATCACGTACTCGATGGCCGGCTACCGGCAGCTCCCCGGGCCGTTCCGGCGCCTGCACCGGCGCTTCACCACGCCGTGGCTCGCCCTCGTCCTGTTCGCGGGCGTGGCACCCGTCCTCGCGCTGCTGCCGGGCCAGACGGACTTCCTCGGGACGATGTACTCGTTCGGCGCGATGCTCTCGTTCACGATCGCGCACGCCTCGATCGTGGCCCTGCGCGTGCGCCGGCGCGGCGAGGAGCTGGTCTACCGGTCGCGCCCCAACCTGCGCGTCGGCGGCGTCGACCTGCCGCTCTTCGCCGTGCTGGGCGGCCTGGCGACCGGCGCCGCCTGGCTCGTGGTCGTCGTGCAGGAGCCGCTCACCCGCTGGGCCGGGCTGCTCTGGCTCGCCGCAGGGTTCGCGCTCTACGCCGTCTACCGCCTGCGCGTCGCGCGCCTGCCGCTGCGCGAGACCCACCGCGCCCCGGCGCTCGTGCTCGGCGAGGCGCTCGAGGTGCAGTACCGCTCCATCGTGGTGCCGGTCGTGCGGTCGGCGGCGTCCGAGGAGGCGCTCGTGACCGCGGCCCGCCTGGCCGCCGAGCGGCGCTCGCGGGTGGCCGTGCTGCACGTGATCGAGGTGCCGATGGAGCTGCCGCTCGCGGCGCGCATGCCCGAGCGCGAGCGCGAGGCCAACGAGCTGCTCGACGACGCGCGGGCCCTCGTCGAGAGCCACGGCGTGCGCGCGGTCACGCGTCTCGAGCGCGCCCGCAGCGCCGGCGAGGCGATCGTGGCCGACGCGGCGGCCCGCGAGGCGCAGCTCGTGGTGATGGGCACCTCGCGCCGGCCGGCGGGGCGCCGGGCCCCGGCCTTCGGCCGCACCGTGCGCCACGTCGTGCGCCATGCCCCGTGCCGGGTGATCGTCGCGAGTCGCGCGGCGGTGGCCGCGTGA
- a CDS encoding acyl-CoA dehydrogenase family protein: MALEGGGASDLYLTELRLSDEERAVRDRVRRFCDEEVRPVINGYWERAEFPFPLVPKLAALGVCGGTFTGHGLPGLSPLAAGLVSMELARGDGSVSTFHGVHSGLAMTAIALLGSEEQKARWLGPMARLELVGAFALTEPDHGSDAVTLETRARRLGAGHVIDGEKRWIGNAMFADLMVVWARDARGDVGAYVVEKGTPGVETRRITGKIAKRASWQADVLLRDVRVPEEHRLAGARSFDDAARVLAHARPGIAWGALGHAVAAYEFAVEYTLGREQFGKPIAAYGLTQFRLAKMLGEVTAMRLVCMRLAELLGEGRLTPPMASLAKMHNAAKARAVVAEARDLLGGNGILLDNEVGRHLGDVEVVSTVEGTDAVHALIVGREITGMSAFT, translated from the coding sequence ATGGCGCTGGAGGGCGGCGGGGCGAGCGACCTCTACCTGACCGAGCTGCGGCTCTCGGACGAGGAGCGCGCGGTGCGCGACCGGGTGCGCCGCTTCTGCGACGAGGAGGTCCGCCCGGTCATCAACGGCTACTGGGAGCGGGCCGAGTTCCCGTTCCCGCTCGTCCCGAAGCTGGCCGCGCTCGGCGTCTGCGGCGGCACGTTCACGGGGCACGGCCTGCCGGGGCTCTCGCCCCTGGCGGCGGGCCTGGTCTCGATGGAGCTCGCGCGCGGGGACGGCAGCGTCAGCACCTTCCACGGCGTGCACTCCGGCCTCGCGATGACCGCGATCGCGCTGCTCGGCTCGGAGGAGCAGAAGGCGCGGTGGCTCGGGCCGATGGCGCGCCTCGAGCTGGTGGGCGCCTTCGCGCTCACCGAGCCCGACCACGGCTCCGACGCGGTCACGCTCGAGACGCGGGCGCGCCGGCTCGGCGCCGGCCACGTGATCGACGGGGAGAAGCGCTGGATCGGCAACGCGATGTTCGCCGACCTCATGGTGGTGTGGGCGCGCGACGCGCGAGGCGACGTGGGCGCGTACGTGGTCGAGAAGGGCACCCCGGGCGTCGAGACCCGGCGCATCACCGGCAAGATCGCCAAGCGGGCCTCCTGGCAGGCCGACGTCCTGCTGCGCGACGTGCGCGTGCCCGAGGAGCACCGGCTCGCGGGGGCGCGCTCCTTCGACGACGCGGCGCGGGTGCTGGCCCACGCGCGGCCGGGCATCGCCTGGGGCGCGCTCGGGCACGCGGTCGCGGCCTACGAGTTCGCGGTGGAGTACACGCTCGGGCGCGAGCAGTTCGGCAAGCCGATCGCCGCCTACGGGCTCACCCAGTTCCGCCTGGCCAAGATGCTCGGCGAGGTGACCGCGATGCGGCTGGTGTGCATGCGCCTGGCCGAGCTGCTCGGCGAGGGGCGCCTGACGCCGCCGATGGCCTCCCTGGCGAAGATGCACAACGCGGCCAAGGCGCGCGCGGTGGTCGCCGAGGCCCGCGACCTGCTCGGCGGCAACGGGATCCTGCTCGACAACGAGGTCGGCCGCCACCTCGGCGACGTCGAGGTCGTGTCCACCGTCGAGGGCACCGACGCGGTGCACGCCCTCATCGTGGGGCGCGAGATCACCGGGATGAGCGCCTTCACGTAG